The nucleotide window AGGTCGGTTTCCCGGCGGCTTCCAACACGGAATTCGAGTTCGTCCGTCGGCTCATCGAGGATGAGCGCATTCCCGAGGATGTCACCATTCAGGTTCTCGTGCAGGCACGGGAAGAGCTGATCGAACCGACGGTGCGGGCGCTGTCGGGAGCCAAACGGGTGATCATCCATCTGTACAACTCCACCTCACCTGCGCAGCGGCGTATCGTCTTCGGCCTTGAGAAACCTGACATCGTGAAGATTGCGACAAGAGGCACGCAGTGGATTAAGGATCGGCTGGCCCTCGTGGCGGAAACGGAAGTGGCATTCGAGTATTCGCCCGAGAGTTTCTCGGCAACCGAAGTCGAGTTCTCGCTGGAAATCTGCGAGGCGGTGATGGATGTTTGGGGGCCAAACCCAGAATCTCGCATCATCCTCAACCTGCCAGAGACGGTCGAGGTGGCGATGCCTAACGTCTACGCCGATCAGATTGAATGGTTCTGTCGCAACTTGAAGCGGCGGGACTGCGCAATCATCAGCGTTCATACTCACAACGATCGCGGTACGGGCGTGGCCGCAACGGAGCTCGGATTGCTCGCCGGCGCCGAGCGGGTTGAAGGCACGTTGTTCGGCAACGGGGAGCGTACGGGCAATCTCGACATCATCACTGTGGCGTTAAACCTCCACATGCACGGCATTGATTGCGGGCTTGATTTAGCGGACCTCAGCGTCGTTGAGGAAATCTACGAACGCTGCACGGGCATGAGCGTTGATCCTCGTCATCCGTACGCGGGTGAACTCGTATTCACTGCTTTTAGCGGCTCACACCAGGACGCCGTCAAGAAGGCGCTCGCCGAATGGAAGCATCGCGAAGGCAAGGAACCTTGGGATGTCCCGTATCTCGCCATCGATCCCCACGACATTGGCCGCACTTACAGTGAGGTCATTCGGGTCAACAGTCAGTCGGGTAAGGGCGGAGTGGCCTATCTTTTGGAGAGCGCGTTCGGAATTGACCTGCCGAAAGAAATGCAACGAGAGTTCGGACCGATCGCCAATGAGGCGGTGGATCGTCTGGGTCGTGAAGTCAGTGCGGAAGAGTTGAAGTCTTTGTTCTGGCGGGAGTATATCGAACGCCAAGAGCCTTACGCACTCAAGTACTTCCAATCCGGCGATACGAATGGCGTTGCTCACTGTCAGGCGCTCATTGCCCACAACAACCAGCAACAGGAGGTCGTCGGCACAGGCAACGGACCGATTGCAGCGTTTGTTCGTGCATTGCAAAACGCTGGAATTCAAACTTTTGAGGTCTGTGACTACCGTGAGCAAGCGCTGGGCCGTGGTGTGGAAGCGAGTGCCATTGCCTACATCTGCATCCGGATTCAAGACGGGAAAACAAGGTGGGGCGCTGCAGTCGACACAAGCATCGAACTGGCGTCTATAAGAGCAGTGCTCGGTGCTCTCAATCGGCTGTAAAATGCGGGCATCACAACCGAAGCCCGATAGCCGATCAGATTCGCGGCCATCGGTTCTTTCCGACAACTCGAACCCGCCCCCGGTAGGTTAACAGGGCCGCCTCGCAATGGTGCGCCAGCGGTCCGGCGTCTGACGCTCTCCTGTGGACCACCCGCATGACCAACTGCGCTGATACTGCGCCTATCGCCTGACGAACGTCTCGGCGAAATCGCGGCAATCCTGGCGGCGGCCGTCGTCCGTTTGCACGAACGGGCCGCCCTCCCTCCCGCAACAAACTAAACCAATTTGCCGCCCCAGGGCCTTGAGGTTCCCGCCGAAACCGTGCTCAGTGTCCACACGGGTTAACGGTTCCGAGACCTCAAACCAAGGAAAGATTTATGGGCCTGAACGTCGGAAAATAACTGGCAGCGCTGCGGCGCGTGCCGGTCCGCCAACCATCCACGAAACGAGTCTCAGTTTTGGGCTGCGGGAGAGTCCATCAATTCCCATGGCACAGCAATTCGTTCTTGCTTGAAATGCCGTTTTCGGCTGGGCGGTCGCCTCCCACCAAGGCCTGCAATCTCAAGATGATGCGGTTTCGGGGAATATTTCGCCGGTCGCAAAACCGGGATAGCCCGCGAGTTGACGCCCGACGGCGAAAGATGGGCCGCCCGACGATGCGCAGATTGGTTTACGGGCGGCGACTACGCGTCAGAATCCTCCGATCTTGCTGCCCCAGTCGCGACGCCGATCGAGAGCAAATGAGCGGTCGACGTAAACGGGCTAAGAACACAAGGCGCCGATAGATTGGCCATATCGTTTGCAGCCCCCACCGTTCAACGAGGGTCATTCATCGTGCTGCTCCAGCCATACTATCACGATTGGCAGCAGGGGCCGCTCTGGCCGACTTCGCTCGTTGGCGGTACTTGCCCTACCGCCGCATGTCATGGGTCGTGCCCATGCGCTGGATCGTGTTGGTGACGGTCGTAGTGCTCGCGGAGCAGGTCTTCGCCGAAATCGTTGGCCGAGTCGCGCCACACCGTATGGATGTGGTTGGCGTTGTTTTGCGTGTTGTCGAATTCGACAAGAAAGGTTGGTCCATGAAGGCGGTAGTAATGCGGCTGCCCTGGCTCCAGGCCTCCCGCCCAAGCGAAATGAATGTTCTTGAATCCGGCCGCCGAGATCTTGGCGAGATCGTGGTCGGCCAATTCGGGCCGCAAGCGGTAGGCGTAGTTTTCCACCAGCGTCATGAGCAATTTTTGCTGGGCAGCCGTCATATTGCCGGCCGCCAAACCAACCGGCGGGCCGGGATTGGCCTTGCGCGAATTGCCGGTGATGATTTCTTTCGGGGCCTTCACATCGTAGATGGTGGTTTTCTGCTGCTCCGGCGTCAGCGATTTGATCAACTCGCGGCCCAGGTCTTCTTCGACGGC belongs to Pirellulales bacterium and includes:
- the leuA gene encoding 2-isopropylmalate synthase, coding for MKSPVGKYRPFPPIHLPDRQWPNRTLARAPYWCSVDLRDGNQALAQPMNVSQKLEMFDALVRCGFKQIEVGFPAASNTEFEFVRRLIEDERIPEDVTIQVLVQAREELIEPTVRALSGAKRVIIHLYNSTSPAQRRIVFGLEKPDIVKIATRGTQWIKDRLALVAETEVAFEYSPESFSATEVEFSLEICEAVMDVWGPNPESRIILNLPETVEVAMPNVYADQIEWFCRNLKRRDCAIISVHTHNDRGTGVAATELGLLAGAERVEGTLFGNGERTGNLDIITVALNLHMHGIDCGLDLADLSVVEEIYERCTGMSVDPRHPYAGELVFTAFSGSHQDAVKKALAEWKHREGKEPWDVPYLAIDPHDIGRTYSEVIRVNSQSGKGGVAYLLESAFGIDLPKEMQREFGPIANEAVDRLGREVSAEELKSLFWREYIERQEPYALKYFQSGDTNGVAHCQALIAHNNQQQEVVGTGNGPIAAFVRALQNAGIQTFEVCDYREQALGRGVEASAIAYICIRIQDGKTRWGAAVDTSIELASIRAVLGALNRL